The Vulpes lagopus strain Blue_001 chromosome 24, ASM1834538v1, whole genome shotgun sequence genome has a window encoding:
- the FBXO15 gene encoding F-box only protein 15 isoform X1: MATGRGRLLLQHWRGLQALHWPPGGVGAAPGLAGEAPGPAGFRKRPGTRYAGTAALKQCARRGRHYKQPSADHPASLESMPSEILLKIFSYLDAVTLLCTGCVNRRFYHLANDNFIWIRIYSTAFSPKRSNWQVNSAEKTAVSMNLLSVEDKEAGYWKKEYITKQRASVKAALARVLKPVNPYTGLPVKTKEALSKTNIFSFSFSRLSGLGWVIILKEKNGKEYIMQHIDLLINDSSVTIIWYGRNWPQLATLSTLDLCGVTPVFMDRSKPPSKNGPRWLSLITKYNLSNLTESTMIGWDKLIRIFCLHPGLLVGLWKREEELAFVMANLHFHHLVEKSTLGSATVPYELPPHTPLLDDNPEYGLHGYQLHVDMHSGGVFYLCGTFRNLFTKKGSIENGYVKLVVVRFKNNTEHLPLIGKVGLSWRTDLFSGCIKSCSIMDITLLDEYGKPFWCLSSPVCMRSSVPSDGPNFLGQTYCVDYVDSEGKVHVELVWIKETEEYFIVSLVLYLKIAKINHWFGTAY, translated from the exons GAAGAGACCGGGCACCAGATACGCAGGCACTGCCGCCCTGAAGCAGTGTGCTAGGCGAGGAAGGCACTACAAGCAGCCCTCTGCTGACCATCCTGCATCTCTGGAAAG TATGCCTTCAGAAATCTTGCTGAAGATCTTTTCCTACCTGGATGCTGTGACCCTGCTGTGTACTGGATGTGTGAATAGGCGCTTTTACCATCTGGCCAATGACAA TTTTATTTGGATCAGAATCTATTCAACTGCCTTTTCACCTAAAAGATCTAATTGGCAAGTTAATTCAGCAGAGAAGACCGCTGTATCTATGAACTTACTGTCGGTTGAGGATAAAGAAGCTGGATAttggaagaaagaatatattacAAAGCAAAGAGCATCTGTAAAAGCAGCGCTAGCACGGGTTCTCAAACCTGTCAACCCTTACACAGGCCTTCCAGTTAAAACCAAAGAGGCCCTCAG caagacaaacatttttagtttttctttctccagactATCTGGTTTAGGTTGGGTAattatattgaaagaaaaaaatggaaaagaatacatCATGCAGCACATTGACCTTTTGATAAATGATTCATCAGTGACAATTATATGGTATGGCAGAAACTGGCCACAGCTAGCCACATTGTCAACCTTAGATTTGTGTGGTGTGACGCCAGTTTTTATGGACCGGTCTAAACCCCCCTCCAAAAATGG ACCTCGGTGGCTTTCTTTAATTACAAAGTACAATCTGAGTAACTTAACTGAATCCACCATGATTGGCTGGGACAAACTCATTCGGATCTTCTGTCTACACCCAGGCCTCCTGGTGGGGCTGTGGAAG AGGGAGGAAGAACTGGCTTTTGTTATGGCAAATCTTCATTTCCATCACCTTGTGGAGAAGAGCACATTAGGCTCAGCCactgt cCCCTACGAGCTACCTCCTCATACTCCTCTTTTGGATGACAACCCGGAGTATGGACTACATGGCTACCAGCTGCATGTTGATATGCACAGCGGTGGAGTTTTCTACCTGTGTGGTACATTTCGCAATCTCTTTACCAAGAAAG GATCCATTGAAAATGGATATGTGAAGCTTGTTGTTGTacgttttaaaaataacacagaacACCTACCTCTTATTGGAAAAGTTGGCCTTTCTTGGAGAACTGATCTTTTCAGTGGCTGCATAAAG aGTTGTTCTATAATGGACATAACTCTTTTGGACGAATATGGGAAACCCTTTTGGTGTCTCAGTTCCCCTGTTTGCATGAGATCTTCTGTGCCCTCTGATGGCCCTAACTTCTTGGGACAGACTTACTGTGTTGACTATGTGGACTCGGAAGGCAAAGTGCACGTGGAGCTGGTGTGGATCAAAGAGACAGAAGAATACTTCATCGTGAGCCTGGTCCTTTACCTGAAGAtagcaaaaataaaccactggTTTGGGACAGCATACTAA
- the FBXO15 gene encoding F-box only protein 15 isoform X3 — MATGRGRLLLQHWRGLQALHWPPGGVGAAPGLAGEAPGPAGFRKRPGTRYAGTAALKQCARRGRHYKQPSADHPASLESMPSEILLKIFSYLDAVTLLCTGCVNRRFYHLANDNFIWIRIYSTAFSPKRSNWQVNSAEKTAVSMNLLSVEDKEAGYWKKEYITKQRASVKAALARVLKPVNPYTGLPVKTKEALRLSGLGWVIILKEKNGKEYIMQHIDLLINDSSVTIIWYGRNWPQLATLSTLDLCGVTPVFMDRSKPPSKNGPRWLSLITKYNLSNLTESTMIGWDKLIRIFCLHPGLLVGLWKREEELAFVMANLHFHHLVEKSTLGSATVPYELPPHTPLLDDNPEYGLHGYQLHVDMHSGGVFYLCGTFRNLFTKKGSIENGYVKLVVVRFKNNTEHLPLIGKVGLSWRTDLFSGCIKSCSIMDITLLDEYGKPFWCLSSPVCMRSSVPSDGPNFLGQTYCVDYVDSEGKVHVELVWIKETEEYFIVSLVLYLKIAKINHWFGTAY, encoded by the exons GAAGAGACCGGGCACCAGATACGCAGGCACTGCCGCCCTGAAGCAGTGTGCTAGGCGAGGAAGGCACTACAAGCAGCCCTCTGCTGACCATCCTGCATCTCTGGAAAG TATGCCTTCAGAAATCTTGCTGAAGATCTTTTCCTACCTGGATGCTGTGACCCTGCTGTGTACTGGATGTGTGAATAGGCGCTTTTACCATCTGGCCAATGACAA TTTTATTTGGATCAGAATCTATTCAACTGCCTTTTCACCTAAAAGATCTAATTGGCAAGTTAATTCAGCAGAGAAGACCGCTGTATCTATGAACTTACTGTCGGTTGAGGATAAAGAAGCTGGATAttggaagaaagaatatattacAAAGCAAAGAGCATCTGTAAAAGCAGCGCTAGCACGGGTTCTCAAACCTGTCAACCCTTACACAGGCCTTCCAGTTAAAACCAAAGAGGCCCTCAG actATCTGGTTTAGGTTGGGTAattatattgaaagaaaaaaatggaaaagaatacatCATGCAGCACATTGACCTTTTGATAAATGATTCATCAGTGACAATTATATGGTATGGCAGAAACTGGCCACAGCTAGCCACATTGTCAACCTTAGATTTGTGTGGTGTGACGCCAGTTTTTATGGACCGGTCTAAACCCCCCTCCAAAAATGG ACCTCGGTGGCTTTCTTTAATTACAAAGTACAATCTGAGTAACTTAACTGAATCCACCATGATTGGCTGGGACAAACTCATTCGGATCTTCTGTCTACACCCAGGCCTCCTGGTGGGGCTGTGGAAG AGGGAGGAAGAACTGGCTTTTGTTATGGCAAATCTTCATTTCCATCACCTTGTGGAGAAGAGCACATTAGGCTCAGCCactgt cCCCTACGAGCTACCTCCTCATACTCCTCTTTTGGATGACAACCCGGAGTATGGACTACATGGCTACCAGCTGCATGTTGATATGCACAGCGGTGGAGTTTTCTACCTGTGTGGTACATTTCGCAATCTCTTTACCAAGAAAG GATCCATTGAAAATGGATATGTGAAGCTTGTTGTTGTacgttttaaaaataacacagaacACCTACCTCTTATTGGAAAAGTTGGCCTTTCTTGGAGAACTGATCTTTTCAGTGGCTGCATAAAG aGTTGTTCTATAATGGACATAACTCTTTTGGACGAATATGGGAAACCCTTTTGGTGTCTCAGTTCCCCTGTTTGCATGAGATCTTCTGTGCCCTCTGATGGCCCTAACTTCTTGGGACAGACTTACTGTGTTGACTATGTGGACTCGGAAGGCAAAGTGCACGTGGAGCTGGTGTGGATCAAAGAGACAGAAGAATACTTCATCGTGAGCCTGGTCCTTTACCTGAAGAtagcaaaaataaaccactggTTTGGGACAGCATACTAA
- the FBXO15 gene encoding F-box only protein 15 isoform X5: MATGRGRLLLQHWRGLQALHWPPGGVGAAPGLAGEAPGPAGFRKRPGTRYAGTAALKQCARRGRHYKQPSADHPASLESMPSEILLKIFSYLDAVTLLCTGCVNRRFYHLANDNFIWIRIYSTAFSPKRSNWQVNSAEKTAVSMNLLSVEDKEAGYWKKEYITKQRASVKAALARVLKPVNPYTGLPVKTKEALSKTNIFSFSFSRLSGLGWVIILKEKNGKEYIMQHIDLLINDSSVTIIWYGRNWPQLATLSTLDLCGVTPVFMDRSKPPSKNGPRWLSLITKYNLSNLTESTMIGWDKLIRIFCLHPGLLVGLWKREEELAFVMANLHFHHLVEKSTLGSATVPYELPPHTPLLDDNPEYGLHGYQLHVDMHSGGVFYLCGTFRNLFTKKELFYNGHNSFGRIWETLLVSQFPCLHEIFCAL; this comes from the exons GAAGAGACCGGGCACCAGATACGCAGGCACTGCCGCCCTGAAGCAGTGTGCTAGGCGAGGAAGGCACTACAAGCAGCCCTCTGCTGACCATCCTGCATCTCTGGAAAG TATGCCTTCAGAAATCTTGCTGAAGATCTTTTCCTACCTGGATGCTGTGACCCTGCTGTGTACTGGATGTGTGAATAGGCGCTTTTACCATCTGGCCAATGACAA TTTTATTTGGATCAGAATCTATTCAACTGCCTTTTCACCTAAAAGATCTAATTGGCAAGTTAATTCAGCAGAGAAGACCGCTGTATCTATGAACTTACTGTCGGTTGAGGATAAAGAAGCTGGATAttggaagaaagaatatattacAAAGCAAAGAGCATCTGTAAAAGCAGCGCTAGCACGGGTTCTCAAACCTGTCAACCCTTACACAGGCCTTCCAGTTAAAACCAAAGAGGCCCTCAG caagacaaacatttttagtttttctttctccagactATCTGGTTTAGGTTGGGTAattatattgaaagaaaaaaatggaaaagaatacatCATGCAGCACATTGACCTTTTGATAAATGATTCATCAGTGACAATTATATGGTATGGCAGAAACTGGCCACAGCTAGCCACATTGTCAACCTTAGATTTGTGTGGTGTGACGCCAGTTTTTATGGACCGGTCTAAACCCCCCTCCAAAAATGG ACCTCGGTGGCTTTCTTTAATTACAAAGTACAATCTGAGTAACTTAACTGAATCCACCATGATTGGCTGGGACAAACTCATTCGGATCTTCTGTCTACACCCAGGCCTCCTGGTGGGGCTGTGGAAG AGGGAGGAAGAACTGGCTTTTGTTATGGCAAATCTTCATTTCCATCACCTTGTGGAGAAGAGCACATTAGGCTCAGCCactgt cCCCTACGAGCTACCTCCTCATACTCCTCTTTTGGATGACAACCCGGAGTATGGACTACATGGCTACCAGCTGCATGTTGATATGCACAGCGGTGGAGTTTTCTACCTGTGTGGTACATTTCGCAATCTCTTTACCAAGAAAG aGTTGTTCTATAATGGACATAACTCTTTTGGACGAATATGGGAAACCCTTTTGGTGTCTCAGTTCCCCTGTTTGCATGAGATCTTCTGTGCCCTCTGA
- the FBXO15 gene encoding F-box only protein 15 isoform X2, producing MATGRGRLLLQHWRGLQALHWPPGGVGAAPGLAGEAPGPAGFRKRPGTRYAGTAALKQCARRGRHYKQPSADHPASLESMPSEILLKIFSYLDAVTLLCTGCVNRRFYHLANDNFIWIRIYSTAFSPKRSNWQVNSAEKTAVSMNLLSVEDKEAGYWKKEYITKQRASVKAALARVLKPVNPYTGLPVKTKEALSFSFSRLSGLGWVIILKEKNGKEYIMQHIDLLINDSSVTIIWYGRNWPQLATLSTLDLCGVTPVFMDRSKPPSKNGPRWLSLITKYNLSNLTESTMIGWDKLIRIFCLHPGLLVGLWKREEELAFVMANLHFHHLVEKSTLGSATVPYELPPHTPLLDDNPEYGLHGYQLHVDMHSGGVFYLCGTFRNLFTKKGSIENGYVKLVVVRFKNNTEHLPLIGKVGLSWRTDLFSGCIKSCSIMDITLLDEYGKPFWCLSSPVCMRSSVPSDGPNFLGQTYCVDYVDSEGKVHVELVWIKETEEYFIVSLVLYLKIAKINHWFGTAY from the exons GAAGAGACCGGGCACCAGATACGCAGGCACTGCCGCCCTGAAGCAGTGTGCTAGGCGAGGAAGGCACTACAAGCAGCCCTCTGCTGACCATCCTGCATCTCTGGAAAG TATGCCTTCAGAAATCTTGCTGAAGATCTTTTCCTACCTGGATGCTGTGACCCTGCTGTGTACTGGATGTGTGAATAGGCGCTTTTACCATCTGGCCAATGACAA TTTTATTTGGATCAGAATCTATTCAACTGCCTTTTCACCTAAAAGATCTAATTGGCAAGTTAATTCAGCAGAGAAGACCGCTGTATCTATGAACTTACTGTCGGTTGAGGATAAAGAAGCTGGATAttggaagaaagaatatattacAAAGCAAAGAGCATCTGTAAAAGCAGCGCTAGCACGGGTTCTCAAACCTGTCAACCCTTACACAGGCCTTCCAGTTAAAACCAAAGAGGCCCTCAG tttttctttctccagactATCTGGTTTAGGTTGGGTAattatattgaaagaaaaaaatggaaaagaatacatCATGCAGCACATTGACCTTTTGATAAATGATTCATCAGTGACAATTATATGGTATGGCAGAAACTGGCCACAGCTAGCCACATTGTCAACCTTAGATTTGTGTGGTGTGACGCCAGTTTTTATGGACCGGTCTAAACCCCCCTCCAAAAATGG ACCTCGGTGGCTTTCTTTAATTACAAAGTACAATCTGAGTAACTTAACTGAATCCACCATGATTGGCTGGGACAAACTCATTCGGATCTTCTGTCTACACCCAGGCCTCCTGGTGGGGCTGTGGAAG AGGGAGGAAGAACTGGCTTTTGTTATGGCAAATCTTCATTTCCATCACCTTGTGGAGAAGAGCACATTAGGCTCAGCCactgt cCCCTACGAGCTACCTCCTCATACTCCTCTTTTGGATGACAACCCGGAGTATGGACTACATGGCTACCAGCTGCATGTTGATATGCACAGCGGTGGAGTTTTCTACCTGTGTGGTACATTTCGCAATCTCTTTACCAAGAAAG GATCCATTGAAAATGGATATGTGAAGCTTGTTGTTGTacgttttaaaaataacacagaacACCTACCTCTTATTGGAAAAGTTGGCCTTTCTTGGAGAACTGATCTTTTCAGTGGCTGCATAAAG aGTTGTTCTATAATGGACATAACTCTTTTGGACGAATATGGGAAACCCTTTTGGTGTCTCAGTTCCCCTGTTTGCATGAGATCTTCTGTGCCCTCTGATGGCCCTAACTTCTTGGGACAGACTTACTGTGTTGACTATGTGGACTCGGAAGGCAAAGTGCACGTGGAGCTGGTGTGGATCAAAGAGACAGAAGAATACTTCATCGTGAGCCTGGTCCTTTACCTGAAGAtagcaaaaataaaccactggTTTGGGACAGCATACTAA
- the FBXO15 gene encoding F-box only protein 15 isoform X4: protein MATGRGRLLLQHWRGLQALHWPPGGVGAAPGLAGEAPGPAGFRKRPGTRYAGTAALKQCARRGRHYKQPSADHPASLESFIWIRIYSTAFSPKRSNWQVNSAEKTAVSMNLLSVEDKEAGYWKKEYITKQRASVKAALARVLKPVNPYTGLPVKTKEALSKTNIFSFSFSRLSGLGWVIILKEKNGKEYIMQHIDLLINDSSVTIIWYGRNWPQLATLSTLDLCGVTPVFMDRSKPPSKNGPRWLSLITKYNLSNLTESTMIGWDKLIRIFCLHPGLLVGLWKREEELAFVMANLHFHHLVEKSTLGSATVPYELPPHTPLLDDNPEYGLHGYQLHVDMHSGGVFYLCGTFRNLFTKKGSIENGYVKLVVVRFKNNTEHLPLIGKVGLSWRTDLFSGCIKSCSIMDITLLDEYGKPFWCLSSPVCMRSSVPSDGPNFLGQTYCVDYVDSEGKVHVELVWIKETEEYFIVSLVLYLKIAKINHWFGTAY, encoded by the exons GAAGAGACCGGGCACCAGATACGCAGGCACTGCCGCCCTGAAGCAGTGTGCTAGGCGAGGAAGGCACTACAAGCAGCCCTCTGCTGACCATCCTGCATCTCTGGAAAG TTTTATTTGGATCAGAATCTATTCAACTGCCTTTTCACCTAAAAGATCTAATTGGCAAGTTAATTCAGCAGAGAAGACCGCTGTATCTATGAACTTACTGTCGGTTGAGGATAAAGAAGCTGGATAttggaagaaagaatatattacAAAGCAAAGAGCATCTGTAAAAGCAGCGCTAGCACGGGTTCTCAAACCTGTCAACCCTTACACAGGCCTTCCAGTTAAAACCAAAGAGGCCCTCAG caagacaaacatttttagtttttctttctccagactATCTGGTTTAGGTTGGGTAattatattgaaagaaaaaaatggaaaagaatacatCATGCAGCACATTGACCTTTTGATAAATGATTCATCAGTGACAATTATATGGTATGGCAGAAACTGGCCACAGCTAGCCACATTGTCAACCTTAGATTTGTGTGGTGTGACGCCAGTTTTTATGGACCGGTCTAAACCCCCCTCCAAAAATGG ACCTCGGTGGCTTTCTTTAATTACAAAGTACAATCTGAGTAACTTAACTGAATCCACCATGATTGGCTGGGACAAACTCATTCGGATCTTCTGTCTACACCCAGGCCTCCTGGTGGGGCTGTGGAAG AGGGAGGAAGAACTGGCTTTTGTTATGGCAAATCTTCATTTCCATCACCTTGTGGAGAAGAGCACATTAGGCTCAGCCactgt cCCCTACGAGCTACCTCCTCATACTCCTCTTTTGGATGACAACCCGGAGTATGGACTACATGGCTACCAGCTGCATGTTGATATGCACAGCGGTGGAGTTTTCTACCTGTGTGGTACATTTCGCAATCTCTTTACCAAGAAAG GATCCATTGAAAATGGATATGTGAAGCTTGTTGTTGTacgttttaaaaataacacagaacACCTACCTCTTATTGGAAAAGTTGGCCTTTCTTGGAGAACTGATCTTTTCAGTGGCTGCATAAAG aGTTGTTCTATAATGGACATAACTCTTTTGGACGAATATGGGAAACCCTTTTGGTGTCTCAGTTCCCCTGTTTGCATGAGATCTTCTGTGCCCTCTGATGGCCCTAACTTCTTGGGACAGACTTACTGTGTTGACTATGTGGACTCGGAAGGCAAAGTGCACGTGGAGCTGGTGTGGATCAAAGAGACAGAAGAATACTTCATCGTGAGCCTGGTCCTTTACCTGAAGAtagcaaaaataaaccactggTTTGGGACAGCATACTAA